In a single window of the Thermus amyloliquefaciens genome:
- a CDS encoding type II toxin-antitoxin system VapC family toxin, with translation MSFLVLDASFLVRLLLAESEEAAAVQRYREWKAKDLEMALPSLALYEVANALYRYARAGEMTLGETQTLWRQALRLGFRYFQEPWIHTRALELGHELGLGAVYDAHYLALAEGLAAPFWTADQRLYQKALEGQAKGLLPGVSLHLLAP, from the coding sequence GTGAGCTTCTTGGTCCTGGACGCTAGCTTCCTGGTGCGCCTCCTCTTGGCGGAGTCGGAGGAGGCAGCCGCCGTCCAGCGCTACCGGGAGTGGAAGGCCAAGGACCTGGAGATGGCCCTCCCCAGCCTGGCCCTCTACGAGGTGGCCAACGCCCTATACCGCTACGCCCGGGCTGGGGAGATGACCCTGGGGGAAACGCAGACGCTTTGGCGCCAAGCCCTGCGCCTGGGCTTCCGCTACTTTCAGGAGCCCTGGATCCACACCCGGGCCCTGGAGCTGGGCCACGAGCTAGGGCTGGGGGCGGTCTACGATGCCCACTACCTGGCCCTGGCCGAAGGGCTTGCCGCGCCTTTTTGGACGGCGGACCAGAGGCTATACCAGAAGGCCCTCGAGGGCCAGGCCAAGGGCCTCCTGCCAGGAGTTTCCCTTCACCTCCTAGCCCCATGA
- a CDS encoding type II toxin-antitoxin system Phd/YefM family antitoxin: MHQKRRMSATEARVHFGEVLRRVGEGEVILVEGRGKPLAVILSLEAYERLKGEGEDPLRTILSVNRGIRQRLGKPLTPPEEVIRAMREERDRELLGPGR; encoded by the coding sequence ATGCATCAAAAGCGCAGGATGAGCGCCACCGAGGCCCGGGTTCACTTCGGGGAGGTGCTCCGGCGGGTGGGGGAGGGAGAGGTGATCCTGGTGGAGGGGCGGGGCAAACCGCTTGCGGTCATCCTCTCCCTCGAGGCCTACGAGCGCCTAAAGGGAGAGGGGGAGGACCCCTTAAGGACCATCCTCAGCGTGAACCGGGGCATCCGGCAGCGTTTGGGCAAACCCCTTACCCCCCCGGAAGAGGTGATCCGGGCCATGCGAGAGGAGCGGGACCGTGAGCTTCTTGGTCCTGGACGCTAG